A window from Dysidea avara chromosome 2, odDysAvar1.4, whole genome shotgun sequence encodes these proteins:
- the LOC136247902 gene encoding uncharacterized protein: MDNSMDLVKNDTQGIQLYQQLPKPWEEAGMRTHKWLSNSEVVLNRITPSDRMHEVNLDRDPLPSAKTLGVMWHASEDTFTFVSHIAEQDCEWTKRIFLSRIATLFDPLGLMVPFLIRAKILMQEVWLHGLEWNERLPQELFAKINAWFAELSIFVRDENFRMFTTKERNASQEAYGTAVYIKVEYQDGFSSVCLVASKTKVAPLQFISTACLELMGVVLSNRLAKSVANALSKEKKSITFWTDSANVLWWIRGYSHTFKPFVANRVGEIQMSSSPERWRHIPITMNPADYLARRVKLVEILNLKSWWEGPEYLRKDEQCG, translated from the exons ATGGATAATAGTATGGACTTGGTTAAAAATGATACTCAAGGAATACAGCTTTATCAACAATTGCCTAAACCATGGGAGGAAGCTGGGATGCGTACTCATAAGTGGTTATCCAATTCTGAAGTTGTCCTAAATCGAATCACTCCTAGTGACAGAATGCATGAGGTCAATTTAGACCGTGATCCTTTACCTTCAGCTAAGACACTAGGAGTTATGTGGCATGCTTCAGAAGATACTTTTACCTTTGTCTCTCATATAGCAGAGCAAGATTGTGAGTGGACAAAACGAATCTTTTTGAGTAGAATTGCAACTTTGTTTGACCCACTGGGATTGATGGTTCCATTTTTGATAAGAGCTAAGATTTTAATGCAAGAAGTGTGGTTACATGGCTTGGAGTGGAATGAAAGATTGCCACAAGAACTGTTTGCTAAGATAAATGCATGGTTTGCTGAATTGTCAATTTTTGTCAGAGATGAAAATTTCAGGATGTTTACAACTAAAGAAAGAA ATGCGTCTCAAGAAGCATATGGTACAGCAGTCTACATAAAAGTTGAATACCAAGATGGGTTTTCATCAGTTTGCTTAGTGGCATCTAAGACAAAGGTTGCACCACTTCAATTTATTAGTACCGCATGCCTGGAATTAATGGGTGTAGTATTGAGTAACAGGTTGGCTAAATCAGTTGCAAATGCTTTATCTAAGGAGAAAAAGTCCATAACTTTTTGGACTGACAGTGCTAATGTCCTATGGTGGATAAGAGGATACAGTCATACATTTAAACCATTCGTTGCAAATAGAGTAGGAGAGATTCAAATGTCCTCAAGTCCTGAACGGTGGAGACACATTCCAATAACAATGAATCCTGCTGATTATCTTGCACGTAGAGTTAAACTTGTGGAAATTTTGAATCTAAAATCATGGTGGGAAGGTCCAGAATACTTGAGGAAAGATGAACAATGTGGCTAA
- the LOC136247901 gene encoding uncharacterized protein, which produces MDYGETEYAPGNAEAADSGTVFTVGNPEDPVVVWKKLSDQFQKKTWVNRLALRRKLHTLQLVDAESVQDHIRAMTELFNELTPVGDVISEEDCVVYLLASLPESFSALVTALEANSDSESAGLVVQHAMTSCLGRAAWIIDSGATCCMCNEQSDFVKYQKFKTPLKVKLGDGYEVDGIGNGIVILTSQLPSGKHRKCKLHNVLHIPSLSYNLLSVPAVTEHGKTVQFEGTTCQILDGCKPIGIGIKSGEYFI; this is translated from the exons ATGGACTATGGTGAAACAGAGTATGCCCCTGGAAATGCAGAGGCTGCTGATAG TGGAACCGTCTTTACTGTAGGCAATCCAGAAGACCCTGTTGTGGTTTGGAAGAAGCTAAGTGATCAATTCCAAAAGAAAACCTGGGTGAACAGATTAGCTTTACGTCGCAAGCTCCATACATTACAGTTGGTAGATGCAGAATCCGTTCAAGATCACATTAGAGCTATGACTGAATTATTCAATGAGCTAACTCCAGTGGGAGATGTTATTAGTGAGGAAGattgtgttgtttatttacttgCTAGTTTGCCTGAATCTTTTAGTGCACTAGTTACTGCACTTGAAGCCAA CTCTGACAGTGAGAGTGCTGGGTTAGTTGTACAACATGCCATGACAAGTTGTCTTGGAAGAGCAGCTTGGATTATAGATTCAGGAGCCACATGTTGCATGTGTAATGAGCAATCTGATTTTGTCAAGTATCAGAAGTTTAAGACTCCCTTGAAAGTAAAGTTAGGAGATGGGTATGAAGTTGATGGAATCGGGAATGGGATTGTTATTCTCACAAGTCAGTTGCCTAGTGGAAAGCATAGGAAATGTAAGTTACACAATGTTTTGCATATACCCAGCTTGTCTTACAACTTACTGAGTGTGCCAGCTGTAACTGAACATGGCAAAACAGTTCAATTTGAAGGCACTACTTGCCAAATCCTTGATGGATGTAAGCCTATTGGTATTGGTATCAAGTCTGGGGAATATTTTATTTGA